Below is a window of Fulvitalea axinellae DNA.
AGTATCGTGACGGGGCGTTACCCTTGGCAAAACGAGCAGTCGGGCCAGCACGCGTCGTCTTGGATGAAGAAGTACGTGCCGTTTGTCGATCTGTTGGAGGAAAACGGGTACGCTACCGGCAGGACGGGCAAAGGTGTCGGGCCGTTTCGGTATGCGCGGACTGAGGCGGACTCGTTGTGGAGAATGGGCGACGCCGGCGGTAAGTCGTTTAGCAGTATCAACTATAAGAAAGGTGCCGACGAGCGTACGGCAAAAGGCATCAGAAACCTGAACTACTCCGAAAACTTCAAATACTTTGTGGAGAACATTAAGGGCGACAAGCCTTTCTTCTTTTGGTTCGGGGCTTCTGAGCCTCACCGCAGTTATGAGAAGGGATCTTGGAAGCGTCTGGGCAAGAAGTTGGGCGACGTGAAACAAGTTCCGGGCTTTTTGCCCGATACGGACGAAATCCGGGGCGATCTGCTCGATTACGCCGTGGAGATTGAGTGGTTCGACAAGCATCTTCAGCGTATGCTGGATTATCTTGAGAGTATCGGCGAGCTGGACAATACTATCGTGATGGTGACCTCGGACAACGGAATGCCTTTCCCCCGCGCCAAGGCGAATTGTTTTGAATACGGGGTTCACGTTCCGTTTGCGGTGCGTTATCCGAAGGGTTTTCCGGGCAAAAGGGTCGTGGATAATCCTGTAAGCTTTATTGATATCGCGCCGACTATACTTGAGCTTACCGGCACCAGCCCGGAGGGAATGATGCCTATTTCCGGCAGGAGTATGCTCAACGTCTTGCGCAGTGACAAACAAGGCGACGTGGACGGAGGCAGAAAGTATGCGGTAGCGGGCCGTGAGAGGCATTCGAGTTCCCGTTACCTGAATCGGGGGTATCCGCAGAGGGTGATTCGCAGTAAGGAGTTTATCTATATCTGGAATATGAAGCCGGAGCGCTGGCCGGCGGGTGCGCCACGGCGTTTCGATCCCAAGGACTCGACGAAGCTTTATCCGAATTATGGCCTTGGTGCTGACGGGAAGTATATGAGGGCGGGAGCCTTTACGGATATTGATGACTGTCCGTCGAAAACCTTTATCATCGAGAACCACGACAACCCCGAGTTATCGAAATACTTCGGGCTTGCGCATGACAAGAGGCCGGAGTTTGAATTGTATAATGTGGTTAATGACCCTTATTGCTTGAATAACCTAGCGGGAAGCG
It encodes the following:
- a CDS encoding sulfatase; amino-acid sequence: MKKRHLFGLSMALFMSCKQKPAERPKRPNILFAISDDQTFRHTGYAGCDYVKTPAFDRVASEGIYFSNCYAGSPGCAPSRSSIVTGRYPWQNEQSGQHASSWMKKYVPFVDLLEENGYATGRTGKGVGPFRYARTEADSLWRMGDAGGKSFSSINYKKGADERTAKGIRNLNYSENFKYFVENIKGDKPFFFWFGASEPHRSYEKGSWKRLGKKLGDVKQVPGFLPDTDEIRGDLLDYAVEIEWFDKHLQRMLDYLESIGELDNTIVMVTSDNGMPFPRAKANCFEYGVHVPFAVRYPKGFPGKRVVDNPVSFIDIAPTILELTGTSPEGMMPISGRSMLNVLRSDKQGDVDGGRKYAVAGRERHSSSRYLNRGYPQRVIRSKEFIYIWNMKPERWPAGAPRRFDPKDSTKLYPNYGLGADGKYMRAGAFTDIDDCPSKTFIIENHDNPELSKYFGLAHDKRPEFELYNVVNDPYCLNNLAGSEELKSTEASLKEKLFEELKSSDDPRIVGPDQEVFESYKRYSVIRKFPKPEYL